In Sphingomonas sp. SUN019, one genomic interval encodes:
- a CDS encoding threonine ammonia-lyase: MATHAIDTAPALPVTLADVQAAHARIADQIVRTPTLISRTLSEMTGATVYLKFENLQFTAAYKERGALNTLLLLSDEAKAKGVIAASAGNHAQGLAYHANRLGVPSTIVMPTNTPTVKVMQTEGHGATVVLHGTTFDAAYAHARQLESERGLTFVHPFDDPRVIAGQGTVAIEMLADIPGIDALIVPIGGGGLISGMATVARAADHPIEIVGVEAELFPSMFNRINGTDMPCAGDTLAEGIAVKEPGGITSKMVAELVDDILLVSERSLEEAVSLLLQIEKTVVEGAGAAGLAALIQHKGRFTGKTVGVVLCGGNIDTRLLANVLLRDLARSGRLARLRIRLQDQPGALFNVARIFDEQRVNIIEVYHQRVFTTLPAKGLITDIECEARDRTHLDRLIVALRDGGYEVSTVELA, encoded by the coding sequence ATGGCTACGCACGCGATCGACACCGCCCCCGCCCTCCCCGTCACGCTCGCCGACGTACAGGCCGCGCACGCGCGCATCGCGGACCAGATCGTCCGCACCCCGACGCTGATCAGCCGCACGCTGTCCGAAATGACCGGCGCTACCGTGTATCTGAAGTTCGAGAACCTTCAGTTCACCGCGGCGTACAAGGAACGCGGCGCGCTCAACACATTGCTGCTGCTGAGCGACGAGGCGAAGGCGAAGGGCGTCATCGCCGCGTCCGCGGGCAACCATGCGCAAGGGCTGGCCTATCACGCCAATCGCCTGGGCGTGCCGTCGACGATCGTGATGCCGACCAACACACCGACGGTGAAGGTGATGCAGACCGAAGGCCACGGCGCGACCGTGGTGCTGCACGGCACCACCTTCGACGCGGCCTATGCGCACGCGCGCCAACTGGAGTCCGAGCGCGGCCTGACGTTCGTCCACCCGTTCGACGATCCGCGCGTCATCGCCGGGCAAGGCACCGTCGCGATCGAGATGCTGGCCGACATTCCCGGCATCGACGCGCTGATCGTCCCGATCGGCGGCGGCGGCTTGATCTCGGGTATGGCCACTGTCGCGCGGGCGGCGGATCACCCGATCGAGATCGTCGGGGTGGAGGCCGAGCTGTTCCCGTCGATGTTCAACCGCATCAACGGCACCGACATGCCGTGTGCGGGCGATACGCTGGCCGAGGGCATCGCGGTCAAGGAACCCGGCGGGATCACGTCGAAGATGGTCGCTGAACTGGTCGACGACATCCTTTTGGTATCCGAACGCAGTCTGGAGGAAGCGGTCAGCCTGTTGCTGCAGATCGAGAAGACCGTGGTCGAGGGTGCGGGCGCGGCGGGGCTCGCCGCGCTGATCCAGCACAAGGGGCGCTTTACGGGCAAGACGGTCGGCGTCGTGCTGTGCGGCGGCAATATCGACACGCGATTGCTTGCGAACGTGCTGCTGCGCGACCTCGCGCGATCGGGTCGCCTCGCGCGGTTGCGCATCCGCCTGCAGGATCAGCCCGGCGCGTTGTTCAACGTCGCGCGCATCTTCGACGAACAACGCGTCAACATCATCGAAGTCTATCACCAGCGCGTCTTCACTACGCTGCCTGCAAAGGGCCTGATCACCGACATCGAATGCGAAGCGCGCGACCGCACGCACCTCGACCGGCTTATTGTCGCGCTGCGCGATGGCGGATATGAGGTGAGTACGGTGGAACTGGCGTAG
- a CDS encoding NAD(P)-dependent oxidoreductase translates to MRIAFIGTGVMGAPMAGHLAKAGHDVTVYNRTRAKAEATGLAVAETPAAAAQGADAVVTCVGNDDDLAAVTLGVDGAFAAMRDDAVFIDHTTVSAKIARELAEARALVVDAPVSGGQAGAEKGALSIMCGGSAAAMAKAEPVMRAYAARVVHVGAAGAGQQTKMVNQIAIAGVLQGLSEALRFAQASELDLDKVFEAVSGGAAQSWQMVNRWGTMARDEFDFGFAVDWMRKDLGLALDEAKRNGAVLPVAALVDQFYAEVQTIGGARQDTSALVRRIRK, encoded by the coding sequence ATGAGGATCGCATTCATCGGGACCGGCGTGATGGGCGCGCCGATGGCGGGGCATCTGGCGAAGGCCGGGCATGACGTGACGGTGTACAACCGCACGCGCGCCAAGGCGGAGGCGACCGGGCTCGCGGTGGCCGAGACGCCCGCGGCGGCGGCGCAGGGTGCCGATGCGGTGGTGACGTGTGTCGGGAATGACGACGATCTCGCCGCGGTAACGCTGGGCGTGGACGGCGCGTTCGCGGCGATGCGCGACGATGCGGTGTTCATCGACCACACCACGGTATCGGCGAAAATCGCTCGCGAATTGGCGGAGGCGCGGGCGTTAGTTGTCGACGCGCCGGTGTCGGGTGGTCAGGCGGGCGCGGAGAAGGGCGCGCTGTCGATCATGTGCGGCGGATCGGCCGCGGCGATGGCCAAGGCTGAACCGGTGATGCGGGCCTATGCGGCGCGCGTGGTCCATGTCGGCGCGGCGGGGGCGGGGCAGCAGACCAAGATGGTCAACCAGATTGCGATCGCCGGCGTGCTGCAGGGGCTGTCCGAGGCGCTGCGGTTCGCGCAGGCGAGCGAGCTCGATCTCGACAAGGTGTTCGAGGCGGTATCCGGTGGCGCGGCGCAGAGCTGGCAGATGGTCAATCGCTGGGGGACGATGGCGCGAGACGAGTTCGACTTCGGCTTCGCGGTGGACTGGATGCGCAAGGATCTTGGTCTCGCGCTGGATGAGGCGAAGCGCAACGGCGCGGTGCTGCCGGTCGCGGCGCTGGTCGATCAATTCTATGCCGAGGTGCAAACAATAGGCGGTGCTCGGCAGGACACGAGCGCGCTGGTGCGGAGAATACGCAAGTGA
- a CDS encoding amidohydrolase, with product MKYLFAALALLPTPALADGIVDNVNGITIAEGGRVVRFRAILVDQDGRVTRLVPAGEEPPKLSRKELKKNAGKPLYEWRTDMLGKTLLPGFVDAHGHVIELGFSALSLDLSEAKSLDEAKARIAAYIAGNPDRKWVLGRGWNQEVWGLGRFPTAVDLDSVSAGHPIWLARADGHAGWANTAAMKEAGVTAATVSPPGGRIEKTGAAPSGVFVDAAQSLIDKVVPQPLPKERDAAFLTAQNILLRYGVTAVADMGTTLDDWLSYRRMADIGALRVRIMGYALGVETAGRIGGKGPTPWLYDDRLRLGGVKLYADGALGSRGAWLKKPYADAPGQTGLGFLTDTQLQNQMSRAAMDGFQVAVHAIGDKADEQVLDAIQVESETYTGDRRWRIEHAQIVDSVDLPRFGKFGTIASMQPVHQTSDRTMAEARLGPQRLTGAYAWKSMLANGSKLAFGTDFPVEKPDPFATWAAAFTRTGADGQPQGGWQPQELITREQAWWAMTGAAAYAGFAETKFGTLAPGQRADFIIVDRDPMLISPSELRGTQVLQTWIGGKKAFERK from the coding sequence GTGAAGTATCTGTTTGCCGCGTTGGCGCTCCTTCCCACCCCCGCGCTCGCCGACGGGATCGTCGACAACGTCAACGGCATCACCATCGCCGAAGGGGGCCGCGTGGTCCGGTTCAGGGCGATCTTGGTCGACCAGGACGGGCGTGTCACGCGGCTGGTCCCCGCGGGGGAGGAACCGCCGAAACTCAGCCGCAAGGAATTGAAGAAGAACGCCGGCAAGCCGCTGTACGAATGGCGCACCGACATGCTGGGCAAGACCTTGCTGCCCGGCTTCGTTGACGCGCACGGCCATGTGATCGAACTCGGCTTCAGCGCGCTGTCGCTCGATCTGTCGGAGGCGAAATCGCTCGACGAGGCGAAGGCGCGGATCGCGGCGTATATCGCGGGCAATCCCGACCGGAAATGGGTTCTGGGGCGCGGGTGGAATCAGGAGGTCTGGGGCCTTGGCCGTTTCCCGACCGCCGTCGATCTTGACTCAGTCTCGGCAGGGCATCCGATCTGGCTGGCGCGTGCCGACGGTCACGCGGGGTGGGCCAATACCGCCGCGATGAAGGAGGCGGGCGTCACCGCCGCCACCGTCTCGCCGCCGGGCGGACGGATCGAGAAGACCGGCGCAGCTCCGTCGGGCGTGTTCGTCGACGCGGCGCAATCGCTGATCGACAAGGTCGTGCCGCAGCCGCTGCCGAAGGAACGCGACGCCGCCTTCCTGACCGCGCAGAACATCCTGTTGCGCTACGGCGTCACCGCGGTCGCCGACATGGGCACGACGCTGGACGACTGGCTCAGCTATCGCCGGATGGCCGACATCGGCGCGCTGCGGGTGCGGATCATGGGTTATGCGCTGGGCGTCGAGACCGCTGGGCGGATCGGCGGCAAGGGGCCGACGCCGTGGCTGTACGACGACCGGCTGCGGCTGGGGGGCGTGAAGCTGTACGCCGACGGTGCGCTGGGGTCGCGCGGCGCGTGGCTGAAGAAGCCCTATGCCGATGCGCCGGGGCAGACGGGCCTGGGCTTCTTGACCGACACGCAGTTGCAGAACCAGATGAGCCGCGCGGCGATGGACGGGTTCCAGGTCGCGGTCCACGCGATCGGCGACAAGGCCGACGAACAGGTGCTCGACGCGATCCAGGTGGAGAGCGAGACCTACACCGGCGATCGGCGCTGGCGGATCGAACACGCACAGATCGTCGATTCCGTAGACCTGCCGCGCTTCGGGAAATTCGGCACGATCGCGTCGATGCAGCCGGTTCACCAGACCAGCGACCGCACGATGGCGGAGGCGCGGCTGGGGCCGCAGCGGCTGACCGGGGCCTATGCGTGGAAATCAATGCTGGCCAACGGATCGAAACTGGCGTTCGGCACCGATTTCCCGGTCGAGAAACCCGATCCGTTCGCGACCTGGGCGGCGGCGTTCACGCGGACCGGGGCGGACGGCCAGCCGCAGGGCGGATGGCAACCGCAGGAACTGATCACACGCGAACAGGCGTGGTGGGCGATGACCGGCGCGGCGGCCTATGCCGGATTCGCCGAGACGAAATTCGGCACGCTCGCCCCCGGGCAACGCGCCGATTTCATCATCGTCGACCGCGACCCGATGCTCATCAGCCCGAGCGAATTGCGCGGGACGCAGGTGCTTCAGACGTGGATCGGCGGGAAGAAGGCGTTCGAGCGGAAGTGA
- a CDS encoding DUF853 domain-containing protein produces MGDGIFIGAGAGGAQPQTLELKRANRHGLIAGATGTGKTVTLQGIIEGFSTAGVPCFVADVKGDLSGLAMAGSPQAKTHAIFTARAAEIGLTDWAYADTPVQFWDLYGEQGHPIRTTVSEMGPLLLARLMDLNEVQEGVLTIAFHVADTDKLLLIDLDDLQAMLSHCADRADELTTTYGNVSKQSIGAIQRSLLQQRSQGAEHFFGEPALDLDDFLTTDDKGRGIVNILAADKLMASPKLYSTFLLWLMSELFEALPEVGDADKPKLCFFFDEAHLLFDEAPKALLEKIEQVVRLIRSKGVGVYFITQNPIDIPDTVAGQLGNRVQHALRAFTPRDQAAVKSAAETFRANPGVDVATAITELKVGEALVSLLLPDGSPSPVERTLIKPPASRVGPVTPVERGVLIQTDAIGDKYDTLVDRESAEELLSAKTAEAAAAAAAERAQNDAEKAAAVQAKADAVAAKEAERARIAADKEAVRQTREAERAAANSPWNKAVTSATRAASSSVGRQVANEIGKAVLGGGRASKAGGGLVGSVLRGVLGGLFRR; encoded by the coding sequence ATGGGCGACGGAATCTTCATCGGTGCGGGCGCAGGCGGCGCGCAGCCGCAGACGCTGGAACTCAAACGCGCCAACCGCCACGGCCTCATCGCGGGCGCGACCGGCACCGGCAAGACCGTGACGCTTCAGGGCATCATCGAGGGGTTCAGCACCGCTGGCGTGCCCTGCTTCGTCGCCGACGTGAAGGGAGACCTGTCCGGCCTGGCGATGGCGGGCTCGCCACAGGCCAAGACCCACGCGATCTTCACAGCGCGCGCCGCGGAAATCGGCCTGACCGACTGGGCGTATGCAGACACGCCGGTGCAATTCTGGGATCTATACGGCGAACAGGGCCACCCGATCCGCACCACCGTCAGCGAAATGGGGCCGCTCCTCCTCGCCCGCCTGATGGACCTGAACGAAGTGCAGGAAGGCGTGCTGACGATCGCCTTCCACGTGGCGGACACCGACAAATTGCTGCTGATTGACCTCGACGATCTGCAGGCGATGCTGTCGCATTGCGCCGACCGCGCCGACGAACTGACCACCACCTATGGCAACGTCAGCAAGCAGAGCATCGGCGCGATCCAGCGTTCGCTGCTCCAGCAGCGCTCGCAGGGCGCAGAGCATTTCTTCGGCGAACCAGCCCTCGACCTCGACGATTTCCTTACCACTGACGACAAGGGCCGCGGGATCGTCAACATCCTCGCCGCCGATAAATTGATGGCCAGCCCGAAGCTGTATTCCACCTTCCTGTTGTGGCTGATGAGCGAATTGTTCGAAGCGCTGCCGGAGGTCGGCGACGCCGACAAACCCAAGCTGTGCTTCTTCTTCGATGAGGCGCATCTGCTGTTTGACGAAGCGCCCAAGGCGCTGCTGGAAAAGATCGAGCAGGTTGTCCGCCTGATCCGATCGAAGGGCGTCGGCGTCTATTTCATCACGCAGAACCCGATCGACATTCCCGATACCGTGGCGGGACAGCTCGGCAACCGCGTCCAGCACGCGCTGCGCGCCTTCACCCCGCGCGATCAGGCCGCGGTCAAATCCGCCGCCGAGACGTTCCGCGCCAATCCCGGCGTCGATGTCGCGACCGCGATCACCGAATTGAAGGTTGGCGAGGCGCTCGTGTCGCTCCTGCTCCCCGACGGCTCGCCCAGCCCGGTCGAACGCACGCTCATCAAGCCCCCCGCCAGTCGCGTCGGCCCGGTCACGCCGGTCGAGCGCGGCGTGCTGATCCAGACCGACGCGATCGGCGACAAATACGATACGCTGGTCGACCGTGAATCGGCCGAGGAATTGCTATCGGCCAAGACCGCCGAAGCCGCGGCAGCGGCCGCTGCCGAGCGCGCGCAGAACGACGCCGAGAAAGCCGCGGCCGTTCAAGCGAAGGCCGACGCGGTCGCCGCAAAGGAAGCCGAACGCGCCCGTATCGCCGCCGACAAGGAGGCCGTACGCCAAACCAGGGAGGCCGAACGCGCCGCCGCAAACAGCCCGTGGAACAAGGCCGTAACCTCCGCCACGCGTGCCGCCAGCTCATCGGTCGGCCGACAGGTCGCGAACGAAATCGGCAAGGCCGTCCTCGGCGGCGGTCGCGCCAGCAAGGCTGGCGGCGGACTGGTCGGGTCGGTCCTGCGCGGCGTCCTAGGCGGGCTGTTCCGCCGCTAG
- a CDS encoding Do family serine endopeptidase yields MRYAYALTGALLLGGTAASLMLQNPATAQSAQNEPGAIAAAAPRAGAPMSFADMVAKLQPAVVNISTDQKVTVQAQANPFAGTPFAELFGQQQRGQGQNGAPITREAQSLGSGFIISPDGYVVTNNHVVAPGNARATVEAIRVTLPDRKEYVAKLIGRDTASDLALLKISAPGPLPYVKFGDSARARVGDWVVAIGNPFGLGGTVTAGIISAVHRVTGQGANDRFIQTDASINQGNSGGPMFDLNGNVIGINSQIFSQSGGNIGIGFAIPAEEAKPIIDTLMKGRAVERGYLGVGIQPLSDDIAAALGLPKNSGEIIGRVEPAGPAAKAGLRAGDVVTRVNGTPVTPDNTLSYLVANVAPGGAAKLDLVRDGRPTSVTATVAKRPPEEQLAAATGTDGDDAFPDDDTPGAVAPAANSIGVTVQPLTPAIARSIGVDSTVQGVVIASVDASSDAGQKLRRGDVIVSVNSVPARTAADVARGVAAAKAANRPQVLLSVVRGRNPAAFIAVKIK; encoded by the coding sequence GTGCGATACGCTTACGCATTGACCGGCGCGCTGCTGCTGGGCGGCACCGCCGCATCGCTGATGCTCCAGAATCCCGCCACCGCGCAAAGTGCGCAGAACGAACCCGGCGCGATCGCCGCCGCCGCGCCGCGCGCGGGCGCGCCGATGAGCTTCGCCGACATGGTCGCGAAACTGCAGCCCGCGGTCGTCAACATCTCAACCGATCAGAAGGTGACCGTGCAAGCGCAGGCGAACCCGTTCGCGGGCACGCCGTTCGCCGAATTGTTCGGCCAGCAGCAGCGCGGTCAGGGCCAGAACGGCGCGCCGATCACGCGGGAGGCGCAGTCGCTCGGCTCGGGCTTCATCATCTCGCCCGACGGCTATGTCGTGACCAACAACCACGTCGTCGCGCCGGGCAATGCGCGGGCGACCGTTGAAGCGATCCGGGTTACTTTGCCCGACCGCAAGGAATATGTCGCCAAGCTGATCGGGCGTGACACCGCGTCGGACCTCGCGCTCCTGAAGATTTCCGCACCCGGTCCGCTGCCGTATGTGAAGTTCGGCGATTCCGCGCGTGCGCGTGTCGGCGACTGGGTCGTCGCGATCGGCAACCCGTTCGGGCTTGGCGGCACCGTGACCGCAGGCATTATCTCCGCGGTTCACCGCGTAACCGGACAGGGTGCGAACGATCGCTTCATCCAGACCGACGCCTCGATAAATCAAGGCAATTCGGGCGGTCCGATGTTCGACCTGAACGGCAACGTCATCGGCATCAACAGCCAGATCTTCTCGCAGTCGGGCGGAAACATAGGCATCGGCTTCGCGATCCCCGCAGAAGAAGCCAAGCCGATCATCGACACGCTGATGAAGGGCCGCGCGGTCGAACGCGGCTATCTCGGTGTCGGCATCCAGCCACTCAGCGACGATATCGCCGCCGCTCTCGGCCTGCCGAAGAACTCGGGTGAGATCATCGGCCGGGTCGAACCCGCCGGTCCCGCGGCGAAGGCCGGGCTTCGCGCCGGTGACGTGGTAACGCGCGTCAACGGTACGCCGGTGACCCCGGACAACACTTTGTCCTATCTCGTTGCGAACGTGGCACCGGGCGGCGCGGCGAAACTGGACCTGGTACGCGACGGTCGCCCGACCAGCGTGACCGCGACGGTCGCCAAGCGTCCGCCCGAGGAACAGCTTGCCGCCGCGACGGGCACCGATGGCGATGATGCCTTCCCCGACGATGATACCCCCGGCGCAGTCGCCCCGGCCGCGAACTCGATCGGCGTGACGGTACAGCCGTTGACCCCGGCCATCGCGCGCTCGATCGGGGTCGATTCGACCGTACAGGGCGTCGTTATCGCCTCGGTCGACGCGTCGAGCGACGCGGGGCAGAAACTGCGCCGCGGCGACGTGATCGTTTCGGTCAACAGCGTCCCTGCACGCACCGCTGCCGATGTCGCGCGCGGCGTCGCTGCGGCAAAGGCGGCGAACCGGCCGCAGGTGCTTTTGTCGGTTGTCCGCGGTCGCAATCCGGCGGCTTTCATCGCCGTGAAGATCAAGTAA
- the hflC gene encoding protease modulator HflC: MNALFRNPVAAGFAALAAAILTAATFAIVPETKQAVILRFENPVATINQWQPGQVFGRTGAGMIARIPFIDKIVWIDKRVLDADLDNTLVLSTDQLRLNVDAFARFRIVDPLKAVTSTGSTSNTEERVADQLRPLLGTALRNELGKVPFSSLLSPERGRVMDAIQASLQRNAQQYGAEIVDVRIKHADLPDGSPLESALERMRTARQQEANTIRAQGQKQAQIVRAEAEAQSARIYAESFSKDAQFYDFYRAMESYRRTFGADGGPAPTGSTNIILSPGNDYLREFRGQK, from the coding sequence ATGAACGCGCTGTTCCGCAATCCGGTCGCCGCGGGCTTCGCCGCGCTCGCCGCCGCTATCCTGACCGCCGCCACGTTCGCGATCGTGCCGGAAACCAAGCAGGCGGTGATCCTGCGCTTCGAAAATCCGGTCGCGACGATCAACCAGTGGCAGCCGGGACAGGTCTTCGGCCGCACCGGCGCGGGCATGATCGCGCGCATCCCGTTCATCGACAAGATCGTGTGGATCGACAAACGCGTGCTCGACGCCGATCTCGACAACACGCTGGTGCTGTCGACCGATCAGCTGCGTCTGAACGTCGACGCCTTCGCACGTTTCCGCATCGTCGATCCGCTGAAGGCGGTGACCTCGACCGGCAGCACCTCTAACACCGAGGAGCGCGTCGCGGATCAGCTTCGCCCATTGCTAGGCACCGCGCTGCGCAACGAACTCGGCAAGGTGCCGTTCTCCTCGCTGCTCAGCCCCGAACGTGGCCGGGTGATGGACGCGATCCAGGCCTCGCTCCAGCGCAACGCGCAGCAATATGGCGCAGAAATCGTCGACGTACGGATCAAGCACGCCGACCTGCCCGACGGCAGCCCGCTGGAAAGCGCGCTCGAACGGATGCGCACCGCGCGTCAGCAGGAGGCCAACACGATCCGCGCGCAGGGTCAGAAGCAGGCGCAGATCGTCCGCGCCGAGGCGGAGGCGCAGTCCGCCCGCATCTATGCCGAAAGCTTCAGCAAGGACGCGCAATTCTACGATTTCTACCGCGCGATGGAATCGTACCGCCGAACCTTCGGCGCCGACGGCGGCCCCGCGCCGACCGGTTCGACCAACATCATCCTCAGCCCCGGCAACGATTATCTGCGCGAATTTCGGGGGCAGAAGTAA
- the hflK gene encoding protease modulator HflK: protein MKILPAWLRRPSILPTTLAADNSKGPWGPGNDDEKSGPRNPWSVPPGGKKAAKPTALDEFLNRAKNVGGGGGGGGMPQLPGGANARALWLIAVALIVIVWVVWTSFHQIGPQQRGVVTYFGRYSGILNPGIRLTLPAPIVNVQKVDVEQVRNDEFPRDGSENVLTGDQNILDLAYTVRWRVENPRDFVFEIQDPEETVRATAESAMRAVIATTTLNEAIGAGRTTIEARVAQTMQQILNDYQAGVRVQGVSIKQASAPASLIDDFNAVTAAQQQAVGALNNARSYSQQVIAQAQGEAARFDKVYGEYKLAPEVTRRRMYYETMEAVLAKTDKTIVEPSGVMPYLPLGQQRKLEEPRAAAPATLPAQPAPTTGAPR from the coding sequence ATGAAGATCCTGCCGGCGTGGCTCAGGCGCCCCTCAATCCTGCCAACGACCCTCGCCGCCGATAATTCCAAGGGTCCGTGGGGGCCGGGGAACGACGACGAGAAAAGCGGCCCGCGCAATCCGTGGTCGGTCCCGCCGGGCGGCAAGAAGGCGGCGAAACCGACCGCGCTCGACGAATTTCTGAACCGCGCGAAGAACGTCGGTGGCGGTGGCGGTGGCGGCGGGATGCCGCAACTGCCCGGCGGCGCGAACGCGCGCGCGCTCTGGCTCATCGCGGTCGCCTTGATCGTGATCGTATGGGTGGTGTGGACGTCGTTCCATCAGATCGGCCCGCAGCAGCGCGGCGTCGTCACCTATTTCGGACGCTATTCGGGCATTCTCAATCCGGGCATCCGCCTCACGCTCCCCGCGCCGATCGTCAACGTCCAGAAGGTCGACGTGGAGCAGGTCCGCAACGACGAATTCCCGCGCGACGGCAGCGAAAACGTTCTGACCGGCGACCAGAACATCCTCGATCTCGCTTACACCGTGCGCTGGCGGGTCGAGAATCCGCGCGATTTCGTGTTCGAAATCCAGGATCCCGAGGAAACCGTCCGCGCCACCGCCGAAAGCGCGATGCGCGCGGTGATCGCGACGACCACCCTCAACGAGGCGATCGGCGCCGGCCGCACCACGATCGAGGCGCGCGTGGCGCAGACGATGCAGCAGATATTGAACGATTATCAGGCCGGCGTCCGCGTGCAGGGCGTGTCGATCAAACAGGCGTCGGCTCCGGCCAGCCTGATCGACGACTTCAACGCCGTCACCGCCGCTCAGCAACAGGCGGTCGGCGCACTGAACAACGCGCGCAGCTATTCGCAGCAGGTGATCGCGCAGGCGCAGGGCGAGGCCGCGCGCTTCGACAAGGTGTACGGCGAATACAAGCTCGCCCCCGAAGTCACCCGCCGCCGGATGTATTATGAGACGATGGAGGCGGTGCTGGCCAAGACCGACAAGACGATCGTCGAACCGTCGGGCGTGATGCCGTATCTGCCGCTCGGTCAGCAGCGAAAGCTGGAGGAGCCTCGCGCAGCGGCCCCCGCCACGCTGCCCGCCCAGCCCGCACCGACGACGGGAGCCCCGCGATGA
- a CDS encoding Mrp/NBP35 family ATP-binding protein, which produces MSMDENEVKGAVAAVAGARATVRIEGDKVGVVLDATGLDAVAREAMEAAVKMAAGPAARVVVTAERTTRRSIAVASGKGGVGKSTISANLAIAMARAGRRIGLVDADIYGPSQPRLMAAEGIRPQARDKVLMPIATRYGVPMLSMGQLIEPGKAIAWRGPMAAGALGQLVDADWGATDTLVLDLPPGTGDVQLTMIQKHRPAGAVIVSTPQDLALIDATRAIDLFTQAGVPIIGVIENMAGYVCPHCGEASDPFGNGGAEATAKELGVPFLGRVPLDIAIRRASDAGTPPAADPGDTVFAALADQIILWLGNR; this is translated from the coding sequence ATGTCCATGGATGAGAATGAAGTGAAGGGCGCGGTCGCCGCGGTCGCTGGCGCGCGCGCCACGGTGCGAATCGAGGGCGACAAGGTCGGCGTGGTGCTCGACGCGACCGGGCTGGATGCGGTCGCGCGCGAGGCGATGGAGGCGGCTGTGAAGATGGCCGCGGGGCCGGCCGCGCGTGTCGTCGTGACCGCCGAACGCACGACGCGGCGGTCGATCGCGGTGGCCAGCGGGAAGGGCGGGGTCGGCAAGTCCACAATCTCCGCCAACCTCGCGATCGCGATGGCGCGCGCCGGGCGGCGCATCGGGCTGGTCGACGCCGATATCTATGGACCGTCGCAGCCGCGGTTGATGGCGGCGGAAGGGATCCGGCCGCAGGCGCGTGACAAGGTGCTGATGCCGATCGCCACGCGCTACGGCGTGCCGATGCTGTCGATGGGGCAGTTGATCGAGCCGGGCAAGGCGATCGCGTGGCGCGGGCCGATGGCGGCGGGGGCGCTGGGGCAATTGGTCGACGCCGATTGGGGCGCGACCGATACGCTGGTGCTCGATCTGCCGCCGGGGACGGGCGACGTGCAGTTGACGATGATTCAGAAACATCGCCCAGCGGGCGCGGTGATCGTCTCTACCCCGCAGGATCTGGCGCTGATCGACGCGACGCGCGCGATCGACCTGTTCACGCAGGCTGGCGTGCCGATCATCGGCGTGATCGAGAATATGGCGGGCTATGTCTGCCCGCATTGCGGCGAGGCGTCCGATCCGTTCGGGAACGGCGGGGCGGAGGCGACCGCGAAGGAACTGGGCGTGCCGTTTCTGGGTCGCGTTCCGCTCGATATCGCGATCCGTCGTGCGTCGGATGCGGGGACGCCGCCGGCTGCCGATCCGGGCGATACGGTGTTCGCCGCGTTAGCCGATCAAATCATTTTGTGGCTGGGAAACCGTTGA
- a CDS encoding CoA-binding protein, which yields MPLTTDAEIKALLEETRTIALVGASDRPDRPSYGVMAKLQAHGYRVIPVNPQITGEHLHGEFVFRDLAQLGDPIDMVDIFRRSSSAGEVVDQAIAIGAKSVWLQLGVIDEAAAARAEAAGLKVVMDRCPAIDIPRLGVAKAS from the coding sequence ATGCCGCTGACGACTGATGCCGAGATCAAGGCTTTGCTCGAGGAGACGCGCACGATCGCGCTGGTCGGCGCATCGGACCGGCCCGATCGCCCGTCCTATGGCGTGATGGCGAAGCTGCAGGCGCATGGGTATCGCGTCATCCCGGTCAACCCGCAGATCACCGGCGAGCATCTGCACGGCGAATTCGTGTTCCGTGATCTCGCTCAGCTTGGCGACCCGATCGACATGGTCGACATCTTCCGCCGCTCGTCGTCCGCGGGCGAGGTGGTCGATCAGGCGATCGCGATCGGCGCGAAATCGGTGTGGCTGCAACTTGGCGTGATCGACGAAGCCGCCGCAGCGCGTGCGGAGGCGGCGGGGCTGAAGGTGGTGATGGACCGCTGTCCGGCGATCGACATCCCGCGGCTAGGCGTGGCGAAGGCCTCCTAA